Within Plasmodium coatneyi strain Hackeri chromosome 14, complete sequence, the genomic segment AGCCAAGAGTTGGCTCAGACatagcataaaaaaaaaaaaaaaaaaaaaaattagcaaaaattgtaaaaaaatagctagctaaaaatatacaaaaaaaattcccacttggatacaaaaaaaaagtttcaaaTTTTTGCCCCATATTGCAAAGGAGCTACAAAATGGGTTATCATAAATAAGGTTAATTCCGCATTCGGAAGGGCATACACTGAGAATGAGAATCGCCCCCCCCTTTGGAAGGAATAACTACTGCGCTAGGGagctcatttttgtttttccgaTTTGCCAATTTCTTCCATTAAGGACTGTCTCTGCTGTTCAGACAAATTTTCAAACTCCTTTTTggaaataatatttttgttgcCCTTGTCTGACATGTGCATCATgttgaaaaaaggagggccATCCTGTTCCAAGCTTCTGTACAAACCGcagttaataatttttacgttATACATGGGATTTCCTAACTTGGTTCCCACATTTTCAATCATCCGAATTATATCCATCCCTTTCAAAACAGTGCCAATAACTACATTGTGCTTGTGTAATATTGGCATTGGGGAAAAGGTTATAATAAACTGGGAGGAGTTGCTATGAGGGCCTTCATTAAACAACGCCACGTCACCATCTTGTACAAATTCCATGTCGAAATTTTCATCAGGGAATTTCTTGCCATAAATACTTAGGCCTTCCTTATCGTTTAACACATTCCCTCCTACTAGCCCAATTCCTGGGTAAATTTTATGAATGAAGGTATTTCTATACCCAATATATTTGTCTTTAACTTTGTACCCCTCTGCAagttgaataaaattttcaactgATAGAGGTACTTGCTCAGAGTATAACCCTATCAAGACTCTtcctacatatttattttctataGCTATGTCAAAAAACACATAATCTTTTATCGATTTGTTGTAGTACACCTGTTTTTCTcttgctttccttctttcattgtAATTCCAGAGGGGTGGAAAGAGAACTGAAAAACCGATTGCGAATTTCCACGACGTGTTCAGATTATCCCACCACTGGAAACACCTCTTCCCTATTATTTTCGTTGCCGTGAAGCCTTTGTTAAGCATGTTCGAAAGGGAGAAATTGCCACAAGCTGAGGACGGCCTACTTCTGAAGCATGTCCCGTTTggattatttttattgtgATGTGCCGTGGACGCTGAGCAGCATGGGGGGTATGTCAACTAGAATGACGGCCTAAACACGCAAGGGAAAATCGTGTATGATTCTAATTATAACATTCACCCTGTGGAGGGTTCTAAACTTTTTCCTCATCTGTTCTTTGACCTTGCATGTATGAAGTGCTTCCCATTCCAGCCGAAGTTTTCGTTTGTCGTTAAAGAGGTGTATCGCAACCTTAGCATTACTTCACGTACGTTAATgtgaagcatttttttttttttttgttcccgtTCTTTTAGCGAACGAATACGTGATGGAGGCGCTTTACATAGAGAATAACAagtggggtgaaaaaaaaaagtaaaacaaTAGCAATAGCAACTGCTATAGCAGTAACCGTTGCGGTGGCGGAATTgtgcggggaaaaaattgcagcgGTAAGGAAGAATTACTTGGATAACACTGTTGAAtcaaaaatttaacaaagcTGTGAACGACATGTGGAAATGTCGACGGGTTAAAATTTCATAATTTGTGACATGATCAAATTGGTGGCTAGAATCtcacacgaaaaaaaaaaaaaaaaaaaaagagaggaaaaacAGAACGGAACAACGGAAGGGGTGAAGTGTAAAAGGGATAATATCATTGTGCAAGTTTTGCTGTCCCGACTTGGTCATCCGAAGTTTGCTACCCCCAATTGCACAACCCCACGAAGGTGGGCACATAACACTCGTGCACACAAAGATGGGCCAAACATCGCATACCCCATCAGTGGGCTAAATCCTAAAGAGCAGTACCGGCAGGGCTAACACAAAAAAGGTTTACACGAAGCGCACGGATGCTACTTGAATTTCCGGATGCATCTTTTTCCATGTACCTTCAGTCTGTAGACGCATGTGTAAGGTGCACCATAGTTTTCCGTGAACTCGAAAATTATTCTGcaaaagagggggaggaaaaaaatattgtataaatggaaaatcaTGTCAGTGTGTGCCCAGCTGGTAACAGCATCGATCGGACGGGGCGCGCTGCCGTGTCAGTAGATGCGTTAGGGGGTTAAGTTCTTTTTCGGAATGTGGGCAATTATGCGTGTGCGCTTTGGTTATCTGTTCGTCTGATGTCTCTCCCTTTGGCACTTTCCCGCTCGCCCGCCTTACCGCTTCATCGGGAAACAGTGCTTCGTTGGGTAGGTGGAAATCCGTTTCTTGCGATCGAAGTAGAAATCGCCGAGGTGCAGGAGGCCCGggtttttgtttcccttgaGCCACTTGTCCAGAATTTCCCTGGGCTGCAAATTCCCATAAACGGAGTGAAGGCAAGAGTACAGGGAGCTGTTTTTAAAGTCATCATAGTTAATATCCTGTGATTCAAAGTGCTCAGGCCAATTTGAATCCACGACACCGTAAACTGAAAAATACTTAGGAGTCGCATTAGAATTGTTACTAATATTTTCATGCACATGCTGTATAGAAATGGATGAGACGTCAATAGTGGCTGGCAGGTGaattgttatttttcctttacttccaTTGAAGGAGAAACAATCGCCTGGGAAATTTGAAGGCTTTAAAATGATAGACGGATCTTTTCCCATCGGTTTGATCATTCCGTATATTTCTTCCGATGGTAGGTAGGAAGCAATTTGATTTAGAAACTTCTCGATGAAGTCATTTCGATTGAGAGGCGAACTTGTCATTTTGTAAACGATTCTGGCTCCTAAAGATTCTAAAGCCCAATCGATTTCGTTATAATCTAAGATGAATTCGTTGTACAGTTcgtctacttttttttgtagcatATCTAGGGAGTCATAATTGACTTTGGCACTTTTAACTGGATAGTCACTgtcaatttttatttgcttctGATCTACCATGGTGTGCAGAGACTTACTCAAATCGtcttttataattttcgtTTGTGCTTTTACTTGACTGCTAATCGTCTTTAACAGCTCGGATTGCATTTTCTCTTGCTTCAAGGTTATggttttgtatttttcttcattatatatcACCTTCGATTCGGTGATTTCATTTATGATGtcctttttgtacatttctaGGTAGtatttaattttgttttccacattttttaatattttatgttcAAATGAGGGGAAGACATCATCTAAAAAGTTGGTCgatttttttgcactctcTTTTAGTAGATCTAGTTCTTTCTGTATATCCTGCATGAGGCCTGCATGTTCTTCGTTCCACGTGGTGATGCGCTGCTCGATTTGTCTTTCGTGTGTCGATCCCTGTTGTTTCGATCCTCCCTGTGATGCGCTATCCAACTGGAAGGAGTCATGAGGAATCGACCCATGAACAGCGAGCTTAGATTCAATCCACTGGATTTTCTTTTGTAGCTCGCTGATGGTGTTGAGGAGGCCCCTTTTCTCATTCTCCACCCGATCAGACACGTCCTTCTTAATATCCATTTGacttttgttcatttttttttccacatcaTTGATGAGGGAATTCTTTTTATGAATATCCTTCTTAATTGTGTCGACCGTTTTAACGTAATCCTTAAGTTTGTTTTGAAAAGACTGGTAATTTTCctgcaatatttttttaaaattttccacctcTCTCTTGGAATGAATTTTAAAGTAGTCAATATCCTTCGTATTAAGGATCAGTTTCTTTTCCAgctcttttaatttattttccatgtTAACATTTAATTCGTATAATGCAtgattctcctttttgttaatCAAAATggtgttcatattttcactCATATTTTGGTTCATACTCGTTTTGAATTCTTCTAGCAGTTGGTACAGTCTTAACATGTCACTCCGATTGTTCTCTTCATTTCCCAATTTTATGTAATtcataaatttatttatatcatcataattatttttcgttgtgtgtaaattaaaattatttttttctcctgttgAGTTGCTGAACAGGGTGATCACTCCCGAAATGCAGGTAATCAACACAGACAGAATAATCATCAAAATGGCTATGTAggtcattccttttttatcatttatgGTATCATTTATTAGGACACTTAAATTATGTGTTACGATATCAAGGatggatttattttttgagcTTTCTAATTTTACGTCGTATTCTGGGTCGTCGTTTTTTTCGACTTCATTCCACATTGCTGCTCTGCTGGTTAGGAAATTCGAACCGTTTgctttgttcttccttttattagAAACACTATTGGAATAGGTGCTGCTATTTGCGTTCCCATTGGGGTCACTCTCGTCTAGGCGTATATCACTGATGGTAAATAACTTGACTATCGACTTTCTCATTTTGCTTAATTGGGACTCCCTTTTTCTGTACGGGTTTACCTTCCCGTagtgcatatttttcttctggaAGTCTTCATAGCTGTGTAGCACATGTATTAGCGTGTTTCGCTCGTCATTGTCGACTGTGCTGTTGTTATCGTCTGAGCGATCTGTGGCCTGGAAGCCGGCGTCCGAGATTTCACTCTCCACAACGAAACCTTTGTT encodes:
- a CDS encoding Cyclophilin — encoded protein: MLNKGFTATKIIGKRCFQWWDNLNTSWKFAIGFSVLFPPLWNYNERRKAREKQVYYNKSIKDYVFFDIAIENKYVGRVLIGLYSEQVPLSVENFIQLAEGYKVKDKYIGYRNTFIHKIYPGIGLVGGNVLNDKEGLSIYGKKFPDENFDMEFVQDGDVALFNEGPHSNSSQFIITFSPMPILHKHNVVIGTVLKGMDIIRMIENVGTKLGNPMYNVKIINCGLYRSLEQDGPPFFNMMHMSDKGNKNIISKKEFENLSEQQRQSLMEEIGKSEKQK
- a CDS encoding Nuclear protein; this encodes MSAGVSNTSGNPRGRGGRGSKLSKNSHISQNAASVANSNNSANNANTQNTLHGLNPPSNKGFVVESEISDAGFQATDRSDDNNSTVDNDERNTLIHVLHSYEDFQKKNMHYGKVNPYRKRESQLSKMRKSIVKLFTISDIRLDESDPNGNANSSTYSNSVSNKRKNKANGSNFLTSRAAMWNEVEKNDDPEYDVKLESSKNKSILDIVTHNLSVLINDTINDKKGMTYIAILMIILSVLITCISGVITLFSNSTGEKNNFNLHTTKNNYDDINKFMNYIKLGNEENNRSDMLRLYQLLEEFKTSMNQNMSENMNTILINKKENHALYELNVNMENKLKELEKKLILNTKDIDYFKIHSKREVENFKKILQENYQSFQNKLKDYVKTVDTIKKDIHKKNSLINDVEKKMNKSQMDIKKDVSDRVENEKRGLLNTISELQKKIQWIESKLAVHGSIPHDSFQLDSASQGGSKQQGSTHERQIEQRITTWNEEHAGLMQDIQKELDLLKESAKKSTNFLDDVFPSFEHKILKNVENKIKYYLEMYKKDIINEITESKVIYNEEKYKTITLKQEKMQSELLKTISSQVKAQTKIIKDDLSKSLHTMVDQKQIKIDSDYPVKSAKVNYDSLDMLQKKVDELYNEFILDYNEIDWALESLGARIVYKMTSSPLNRNDFIEKFLNQIASYLPSEEIYGMIKPMGKDPSIILKPSNFPGDCFSFNGSKGKITIHLPATIDVSSISIQHVHENISNNSNATPKYFSVYGVVDSNWPEHFESQDINYDDFKNSSLYSCLHSVYGNLQPREILDKWLKGNKNPGLLHLGDFYFDRKKRISTYPTKHCFPMKRIIFEFTENYGAPYTCVYRLKVHGKRCIRKFK